tctAAACCGTAAAAACCCTCGTAATCATCCATCGTTTCTGGAATATCCACTGCTTTCCAATCCAACTCATTTGATGATTGTGCACTTACAAATTTGGATTCCCTAGAGAAcgctttctttgatttctttgatttcttcgaTTTCGACTTGGCCTTTTTAAGCTGTTGAGTTCTTTGCAGAATCGCCTTCGGAATCGACTTTTTAACCATTTTTAGGGACAGAATATAAGCTATTACGAGATGAATCCCTAATGAAAAGTTTAGTAAAATCTTTCTGaagtcttttttttttagcaaaaaagaaaatttagaagttgaaaaattcaatCAGATAGTGAGAACTGAATCCTTTTCATTCACTAACTTTATCTAGAACACTGCAATAAATCGAACAAAATGAGATCGAAGCAAGGTTTATCATCAAAAAAGCGTATTCCCATAACTCAAATGAATGATAACGGGGCGAAAATACGAAAGATGCCATCAACATTGAAGCCAGCTCGTACAAGACAATTAATTAGACGATTCCACACTTTATTGAAAAACAAATCGGAAATCCTTTCTCGAATTGGCTTAAGTGGAAACAAAGAAATTACAGAGGCCAACTATAGAGAGTTCATTCACAAGGATGGTAGGCTGGAAAAGATTTACCAGtcagaaagagaggaaacTATTAAGAAATTGAAGTTAAACAAGCTTCCGAGAGAACAAGGCCAAGGTATAGATAAGCTGaagattgaagatcttgCAGCAAAGTTGGGGAAAATTGATGGTGAAATTGCTAAAAGGGGAGGCCTCAAAGTGTACCAGATTGCATCCATTAAGGGACAAGATCAAAAACGAGGAGGTGATTCttcgaagaagatggtgaagtGGCTAACAGAGCTTgatatttggaaagatCCATCTGAAAGGCCAACCGCTCTTGAAATTGGGTCACTTTCTTCGAGAAATTGCATAAGCAGTTGTAGTATGTTCAAAAAAGTGACCCGAATTGATTTAAACTCTCAAGAACCAGGACTGATCTTACAGCAGGATTTTTTAAAAAGGCCGTTGCCGAAGGGTTCCCAGGACCAATTTGACCTCATTTCCTGCTCTCTAGTACTCAACTTTGTTACCAGTGCTGAAGCACGAGGTGACATGCTTAAAAGGATAACGTGTTTTCTCAAACAGCCATCTAAAGCTGTAGAAAGCAAGCCGCTCTTCTTTTTAGTACTGCCTCTACCTTGTGTCACAAACTCCAGATACTGCAACAAACAGACGATAGGAAAGATAATGACAAATCTTGGATTCACCTGCCTAAAATTTCACGAATCTAGTAAACTGGCGTATTGGCTATACCAATGGAAGGGAAGTGATTTTATTAGtaaaaaattcatcttcaagaagaaggaaataCTTAGTGGATCCAAGAGGAACAACTTCTGCGTGGTGATTGAGAAAGACAACGAAGATAAGCGTTAATTTGCTGCGCATCATTGCCTTTTGAACAATCTAATGAAGGCCAAGTCACTGAAAGCATTATTCCAGATATTAGACGAGGGATCAGAAAATACTTTTGAATAGACAGAGGAGAAGTAGCGGCTTTCTAAATGATAATCGAGTGTAGGAGGAATGAATGCCTTTGAGGACATACGTTTACCAGGTTTCCTACGAGTAACCACCTTAAATCCTCCATCAGAGTCACCTACTGATGCTTTGAATCCTTGGTCAGTCGTAACAAGATGTGCAATAGTGGCACAGTTGGGGATCTTGCGAAGATTTTCAGCATCAGAATGATTGTAAGAATATTTCACAACGTTATTGGTCAAAAGGTTCAAAGGTTTCACCTCACGGACAATATCTTCAATAGTCGAATATAAGGCATGAGGCATAAAAAATAAGACCTGATCAACAAGATGATTATCTAGAGAATACTCTTTTTCTACTTTATAGTGCAAGTAGTCctggagaaattgaacATCCAAGTCATCAAAAACTGGATCGTACACAGATACATCAATGTCTCCAATTAAATAGTCTTGTAAATACTTTAGAAGACAGAGCTGGAAAAATGCACTACTATCAGTGGCAAGATTTCCTAGTGCAAGACATCTTATGTGTGTCAATTTAGTAGAGTTTTCCACCACCGTATGGGCTATCAGTTTGAAAAAAGGGTCTTTGGCCACTATAGAAAAGAATTTCTCAAACCTGGCTTTCAAATGACCGTATGGGTCGACATCCCTTTTAGAATCATTCTGACGACGTCTACGAATAGTGACGAAGTCGACATCATTATCACCCATTTCCGATTTCCCGCAGAGAAATAAGCAAATAACAAAGTCATGTACGTCTGTATCTCGTTCCGCTCTATCTACAGAGACATCCAGATCTAGTCAATAGATCCGATGAGAttaagaaaaaggaaagagagaaaaatagaaaagaaaattatACCTCGCACAATCGTCTCGGAGCGCTCGTACAGCATGGGTTTAAAGAAATGCCACCAGAGGGAACAACACAACGCGGAGTTACGAGAGGGAATAGAACACCAAACAAGCATTGAGACTGGAATTGACAAATAATGAGTACAACAATTGAGACCCAGGAGCCCGATGAGGGCCCAAGTAATCATCGTCTACGTAGCCCGGTGGCCTATTGATTTCCCACGTCCCCTACTCCCTGCCCCCCCCAAATGACAGGCAACAGTTTGAATACCCACCCCGATGATTGGCTGATTTTCGGGGGATATCCCGGGTTTTTGCGCCTGCCAAATATCACAAAAATTTTTCGTTCTCAGCGTTGAGTATTTTAATTATCATTTCTATTCGATATTCTCTCTTGTTTTATCCGTTGAAACCGTTTGGTCGTCTCCTGtgttattcttcttttggagtATACTTAGTTGTATTAGGTTGTCACTTCTTTTGTGGTTTCATACTGAtacatcttcttgatttccaaatctgttTGAGATTAATTGTTGCTCCTAGCATCTGTACATAGTATCGTTGAACAGAATTACTCAGACTAGACAAGAACAAAGCCGAAAAGATCTATAAAGAATTATTGTCCACTTTGcaattcttttctctttcttattctACTCCTTCTTTCGTACCATTCATTCTCCCTATCATACATTGATCGTCTTATTATGTTATCAAACCCACTATATCCAACGGCCCATCTACAGAGTGTTCATTCACTGACGTTACATCACAATTCCCTGGTTAAAAAACCAGATACTGATACAATTACAGCTACCATTACTCCCGAAAATAGCAGCATGGGCACTTTTTCCGAAAAGCCCCAACAACCACAACAGAATGCACAAGCTTTTGGTGATTATTTGCTGAACGACGAAGAAAAGGCCTTACATTTAACTGACAATGCCGTCAAAATTGGTTCGAGAAG
The sequence above is a segment of the Brettanomyces nanus chromosome 4, complete sequence genome. Coding sequences within it:
- a CDS encoding uncharacterized protein (BUSCO:EOG093430KB) → MRSKQGLSSKKRIPITQMNDNGAKIRKMPSTLKPARTRQLIRRFHTLLKNKSEILSRIGLSGNKEITEANYREFIHKDGRLEKIYQSEREETIKKLKLNKLPREQGQGIDKLKIEDLAAKLGKIDGEIAKRGGLKVYQIASIKGQDQKRGGDSSKKMVKWLTELDIWKDPSERPTALEIGSLSSRNCISSCSMFKKVTRIDLNSQEPGLILQQDFLKRPLPKGSQDQFDLISCSLVLNFVTSAEARGDMLKRITCFLKQPSKAVESKPLFFLVLPLPCVTNSRYCNKQTIGKIMTNLGFTCLKFHESSKLAYWLYQWKGSDFISKKFIFKKKEILSGSKRNNFCVVIEKDNEDKR
- a CDS encoding uncharacterized protein (EggNog:ENOG41); this encodes MGDNDVDFVTIRRRRQNDSKRDVDPYGHLKARFEKFFSIVAKDPFFKLIAHTVVENSTKLTHIRCLALGNLATDSSAFFQLCLLKYLQDYLIGDIDVSVYDPVFDDLDVQFLQDYLHYKVEKEYSLDNHLVDQVLFFMPHALYSTIEDIVREVKPLNLLTNNVVKYSYNHSDAENLRKIPNCATIAHLVTTDQGFKASVGDSDGGFKVVTRRKPGKRMSSKAFIPPTLDYHLESRYFSSVYSKVFSDPSSNIWNNAFSDLAFIRLFKRQ